In Granulicatella elegans, one genomic interval encodes:
- a CDS encoding glycoside hydrolase family 13 protein translates to MIQFNPLQDKYPKGAVSSSQDILFEVWVHQDFYFKQISLNLLNDFTQQKYIYTLEPTDVLKEQFRKYIANIPALETGLYFYDFEITFDDSIGYLKKHEFNAVFTMEEQSYASWQLTVYDADFQTPDWMKGSIMYQIFPDRFKKSAHYQATVAANEDMRIRHDDWNAIPYSSITHEDYRAQDFFMGNLKGIHEELPYFKQLKIDSIYLNPIVESSENHRYSTSDYFNVDPYLGTVQDFKDLCKDFKEQDIRITLDGVFSHTGADSIYFNRYGHYDSIGAFQSQDSPYYPWFTFNEFPNVYQSWWGFTNLPTVIKENKEYQEFMFNAKNGVIPYWQRLGISGWRIDVADEFPDCFIDQLRKSAKQEDPDCFLLGEVWEDATTKFSYNTRRRYFLGKQFDSVMNYPWRNAIIRYVKHKDARQFSLALLELLENYPKPALDVLMNLLSSHDTERILTILAFDKPEEFPIEKRPDYKLTASEYQLAKERFFVASFIQFTLPGVPCIYYGDEIGMYGFRDPYNRMPFKFNEKDDEVLAFYQELTNFRHQHQEDFKADCDIVKVTDGCIAYKRDKLLCIINLDDSAHFLANYSGDSLYQKGEFYPTPHGIVVGPNSFGAIELA, encoded by the coding sequence TTGATTCAATTTAATCCTCTTCAAGATAAATATCCAAAAGGTGCAGTCTCTTCTTCTCAAGACATTCTTTTTGAAGTATGGGTTCACCAAGATTTTTATTTTAAACAAATTTCATTAAACTTATTGAATGATTTTACACAACAAAAATATATTTATACATTGGAACCAACTGATGTATTAAAAGAACAATTTCGTAAATATATTGCCAACATTCCAGCATTAGAAACTGGACTTTATTTTTACGATTTTGAAATCACATTTGATGATTCTATCGGATATTTGAAAAAACATGAATTTAATGCTGTCTTTACTATGGAAGAACAGTCTTATGCTTCATGGCAATTAACAGTTTATGATGCGGACTTCCAAACACCAGACTGGATGAAAGGAAGTATTATGTATCAAATTTTCCCAGACCGCTTTAAGAAGAGTGCTCATTATCAAGCAACCGTTGCTGCGAATGAAGATATGCGTATTAGACATGACGACTGGAATGCTATTCCTTATTCTTCTATTACACATGAAGATTATCGTGCACAAGATTTCTTTATGGGAAATTTAAAAGGGATTCATGAAGAATTACCTTACTTTAAACAATTGAAGATTGATAGTATTTACTTAAATCCGATTGTTGAAAGCTCTGAAAATCATCGCTACTCTACTTCTGATTACTTTAATGTGGATCCTTATTTAGGAACTGTTCAAGACTTTAAAGATTTATGCAAAGATTTTAAAGAACAAGATATTCGGATTACATTAGATGGAGTATTTAGCCATACGGGTGCAGATAGTATATATTTCAATCGTTATGGACATTATGACAGTATAGGAGCTTTTCAATCTCAAGATTCTCCTTATTATCCATGGTTTACGTTTAATGAGTTTCCAAATGTGTATCAATCATGGTGGGGATTCACAAATTTACCAACTGTTATCAAAGAAAATAAGGAGTATCAAGAATTTATGTTCAATGCTAAAAATGGTGTTATTCCTTATTGGCAACGTTTAGGTATTAGCGGATGGCGAATTGATGTAGCCGATGAATTTCCTGATTGTTTCATTGATCAATTAAGAAAGTCTGCTAAACAAGAAGATCCAGATTGCTTCTTATTAGGAGAAGTTTGGGAAGATGCTACGACAAAATTCTCTTACAACACAAGAAGAAGATATTTCTTAGGAAAACAATTCGATAGTGTGATGAATTATCCTTGGAGAAATGCGATTATTCGCTATGTTAAACATAAAGATGCCCGTCAGTTTTCTCTTGCTTTACTAGAGTTATTAGAAAACTATCCAAAACCCGCATTAGATGTTTTAATGAACTTATTATCGAGCCATGATACAGAAAGAATTTTAACGATTTTAGCGTTTGACAAACCCGAAGAATTCCCTATTGAAAAACGACCAGATTATAAACTGACTGCTAGTGAATATCAATTAGCAAAAGAAAGATTCTTTGTCGCATCCTTTATTCAATTTACTCTTCCTGGTGTTCCTTGTATTTACTATGGAGATGAAATTGGTATGTATGGCTTTAGAGATCCATATAATCGTATGCCTTTCAAATTCAACGAGAAAGATGATGAAGTATTAGCATTCTATCAAGAATTAACGAACTTTAGACATCAACATCAAGAAGATTTTAAAGCAGACTGTGACATCGTTAAAGTAACAGATGGCTGTATTGCTTATAAACGTGATAAATTACTATGTATTATCAATTTAGATGATTCTGCTCATTTCCTTGCAAACTATTCAGGAGATAGCCTTTACCAAAAAGGTGAATTTTACCCTACTCCTCACGGAATTGTAGTAGGACCAAATAGTTTTGGAGCGATTGAATTAGCTTAA
- the glgD gene encoding glucose-1-phosphate adenylyltransferase subunit GlgD encodes MIKAFAILFADNYRQDDLHGLVRLRTLASLPVGSRYRLVDFMLSSLVKSGIDNIGIVTNHNYKSLRDHVGWGKDWDLNRKNSGLTLITPLSNYLSNRIPQNKIEALVNTMVYTEDLSEEYCILADTNIIGNIDFKEMFQYHLDTGSDITVAYHYRKPEIGESQIIFDKDYKVYETLYHFNGGREKCATQAKIYIMKKELLNGIIKKGMTLGWEDILRDYVSKNLDTLNVYAYEIKGYSKVINSVKDYFDFNQDLLKPETLTAVFDSGVEILTRVQDSVPTHYGEHSKVKRSLLGDGSSINGTVENSIIFRDVIIEEGAVVKNSIIMADSIIKKGAKLNYVITDKSIEVPEDKELLGTSECQVIVEKNKCV; translated from the coding sequence ATGATAAAAGCTTTTGCGATTTTATTTGCAGATAACTATAGACAAGATGATTTACACGGATTAGTTCGTTTAAGAACTTTAGCTTCTCTACCGGTCGGTTCCAGATATCGTTTAGTAGACTTTATGTTATCGTCTTTAGTAAAATCAGGAATTGACAATATTGGAATAGTAACAAATCATAATTATAAATCTTTAAGAGACCATGTAGGCTGGGGAAAAGATTGGGATTTAAACAGAAAAAATAGTGGCTTAACATTAATTACGCCATTATCGAATTATTTATCAAATCGTATTCCTCAAAATAAAATTGAAGCGTTAGTCAATACAATGGTTTATACGGAAGATTTAAGTGAAGAGTATTGTATTTTGGCTGATACGAATATTATTGGGAATATAGATTTTAAAGAAATGTTCCAATATCATCTCGACACTGGATCTGATATTACGGTTGCGTATCACTATCGCAAGCCTGAAATTGGCGAATCTCAGATTATTTTTGACAAAGATTATAAAGTGTATGAAACGTTATATCATTTTAATGGTGGCAGAGAAAAATGTGCGACTCAAGCTAAAATTTATATTATGAAAAAAGAATTGTTAAATGGCATTATTAAAAAGGGAATGACTTTAGGTTGGGAAGATATTTTACGCGATTATGTTTCTAAAAATTTAGATACTTTAAATGTTTATGCGTATGAAATTAAAGGGTATTCAAAAGTCATCAATAGCGTAAAAGATTATTTTGACTTTAATCAAGATTTATTAAAGCCAGAAACATTGACAGCCGTATTTGATAGCGGAGTTGAGATTTTAACACGTGTACAAGATAGTGTTCCGACTCATTATGGAGAACATTCTAAAGTGAAGCGTTCATTATTAGGGGATGGTTCTAGTATTAATGGTACTGTTGAAAATAGTATTATTTTCCGTGATGTTATTATTGAAGAAGGAGCAGTTGTAAAAAACAGCATTATTATGGCAGACTCCATTATTAAAAAAGGTGCAAAACTAAATTACGTTATAACGGATAAAAGCATTGAAGTTCCTGAAGATAAAGAATTATTAGGAACAAGTGAATGTCAAGTCATTGTAGAAAAAAATAAATGTGTGTAA
- a CDS encoding pyridoxal phosphate-dependent aminotransferase, with the protein MVKISERVSKILPSGTLAMTQKARELKASGKDIISLSIGEPDFNTPEKITKAAIESLLKHETDHYTPTLGLDALKQAISDFHLRKDGVKIDKQQVAVFAGAKFALYSAFQTLIDPGEEVLVPVPYWVSYAEQITLAQGVPVFVETSEENAFKLTVDLLEKALTEKTKVLILNSPSNPTGLTYLKEELYEISQWALNHQVFVIADEIYYELVHDVPSISVASLSEEIQNNTLVINGLSKSVAMTGWRLGYAFGPVEVIRALNDLTSHTTSNPAAVVQYAAIRAFQEDLQEDKEAMRLQFQKRIELFHALIQEIPGMSCVKPGGAFYLFVNIQEAMKIVGVETSDAFALKLLEEVGVATVSGENFGCTGYLRLSCASSEEELKNAAQRINQFVRNYL; encoded by the coding sequence ATGGTAAAAATCTCAGAACGTGTCTCTAAAATTCTTCCTTCGGGAACTTTAGCGATGACACAAAAAGCAAGAGAATTAAAAGCATCAGGAAAAGATATTATTAGCTTATCAATTGGTGAGCCTGATTTTAATACACCTGAAAAAATTACAAAAGCAGCAATTGAATCATTATTAAAACATGAAACCGATCATTACACACCTACTTTAGGATTAGATGCATTAAAACAAGCGATTAGTGATTTTCATTTAAGAAAAGATGGTGTGAAAATTGATAAGCAACAAGTAGCTGTTTTTGCTGGAGCGAAGTTTGCGTTATATTCTGCGTTTCAAACATTAATTGATCCAGGAGAAGAAGTGTTAGTTCCAGTTCCTTATTGGGTGAGTTATGCAGAGCAAATAACATTAGCTCAAGGTGTTCCGGTCTTTGTAGAAACAAGTGAGGAAAATGCCTTTAAATTAACCGTAGATTTGTTAGAAAAAGCTTTAACAGAAAAAACAAAGGTATTAATTTTAAATTCTCCTTCTAATCCAACAGGATTAACGTATTTAAAAGAAGAATTATATGAAATTAGTCAATGGGCATTAAATCATCAAGTATTTGTTATCGCTGATGAGATTTATTACGAATTAGTACATGATGTGCCAAGTATTAGCGTGGCAAGTCTATCTGAAGAAATTCAAAATAATACATTAGTCATTAATGGATTATCAAAATCTGTTGCAATGACGGGGTGGAGATTAGGATATGCTTTCGGTCCAGTGGAAGTGATTCGTGCATTGAATGATTTAACTAGTCATACAACGAGTAATCCAGCTGCAGTCGTTCAATATGCTGCAATTCGTGCTTTTCAGGAAGATTTACAAGAAGATAAAGAAGCGATGCGCCTTCAATTCCAAAAGAGAATTGAATTATTCCATGCACTCATTCAGGAAATTCCTGGAATGTCATGTGTGAAACCAGGTGGAGCTTTTTATCTATTTGTTAATATTCAAGAAGCAATGAAAATAGTTGGAGTTGAAACTTCAGATGCATTTGCATTAAAATTACTAGAGGAAGTTGGAGTGGCGACTGTATCAGGTGAAAACTTCGGTTGTACTGGTTACTTGCGATTAAGTTGCGCAAGTAGTGAAGAAGAACTAAAAAATGCCGCTCAAAGAATCAATCAATTTGTTAGAAATTATTTGTAG
- the glgB gene encoding 1,4-alpha-glucan branching protein GlgB: protein MDYSLDKYLFHEGKNFRTYEFFGSFLDGNQCTFRVWAPHAQAVFVSGDFCGWEPTVHELTRINNEGIFEGTVSNVRPYDSYKYVIKASDGRVLWKADPYARHAQTRPESASKVYEDQNYLWKDETWLKQRSIPFQQPMNIYEVHLGSWKRGKNGEFLSYRQLADTLIPYVKQMHYTHIELLPITEFPYDPSWGYQVTGYFAVTSRFGTPDDFKYLIDKAHQNGIGIILDWVPGHFTKDEYGLYEFDGECCYEYSDERKKEHKSWGTRVFDYGRGEVCSFLFSSACYWIEQFHLDGLRVDAVSSMLFLDYDRPQHLAAKNIYGGNENLEVLDFFKTLNYYVQENYPGVMMIAEEATAYPKITAPIQDGGLGFHFKWNMGWMNDSLDYIEENPIYRQWSHNKLTFSMCYAFVESFILPISHDEVVHLKKSLLDKFPVGYDDKFSNYKTFLGYMFAHPGKKLTFMGTEIPQFIEWDENKELDWMLLDFPSHYNAHRFAQELNQYYRKTPALWQQDGGWEGFEWHVVDDASHNVFAFSRKAADGQEVLVISNFSGENWEQYSIGFHDERSYKMALNSDAKKFGGQGIINRNLKTKQQQCGEFPYTLQLTIPAFSTMYLEKK, encoded by the coding sequence ATGGATTATTCTTTGGATAAATATTTATTTCATGAGGGGAAAAACTTTCGGACGTATGAATTTTTTGGTTCGTTTCTTGATGGCAATCAATGTACCTTTAGAGTCTGGGCGCCACATGCTCAAGCGGTTTTTGTTTCGGGTGATTTTTGTGGATGGGAACCAACAGTTCATGAATTAACAAGAATCAATAATGAAGGTATTTTTGAAGGAACTGTTTCAAATGTTCGCCCATATGATTCTTATAAATATGTGATTAAAGCTTCCGATGGAAGAGTGTTGTGGAAAGCAGATCCGTATGCAAGACATGCGCAAACTCGTCCAGAATCAGCTTCTAAAGTATATGAAGATCAAAATTATTTATGGAAAGATGAAACATGGTTAAAACAAAGATCCATTCCTTTCCAACAACCAATGAATATATATGAAGTTCATTTAGGCTCATGGAAGCGTGGAAAAAATGGAGAGTTTCTAAGTTATCGTCAATTAGCAGATACTTTAATTCCATATGTAAAGCAAATGCATTATACGCATATCGAATTACTGCCAATTACAGAATTTCCATATGATCCTTCTTGGGGGTATCAAGTGACAGGATACTTTGCTGTGACATCTCGTTTCGGAACTCCAGATGATTTTAAATATTTAATTGATAAAGCTCACCAAAATGGCATTGGCATTATTTTAGACTGGGTACCAGGACATTTTACAAAAGATGAGTATGGTTTATATGAATTCGATGGAGAATGTTGTTATGAATACTCTGATGAACGTAAAAAAGAACATAAGTCATGGGGAACACGAGTATTTGACTATGGACGTGGAGAAGTTTGTTCCTTCTTATTCTCTAGCGCTTGTTACTGGATTGAACAATTCCATTTGGATGGATTACGCGTAGATGCAGTAAGTTCTATGCTGTTTTTAGATTATGACCGTCCACAGCACTTAGCTGCTAAAAATATTTACGGTGGAAATGAGAATTTAGAAGTACTAGATTTCTTTAAAACATTAAATTATTATGTTCAAGAAAATTATCCAGGTGTGATGATGATTGCAGAAGAAGCAACAGCTTATCCGAAAATTACTGCACCAATTCAAGACGGCGGACTTGGATTCCACTTCAAATGGAATATGGGATGGATGAATGACAGTTTAGATTATATTGAAGAAAATCCAATTTATCGTCAATGGTCTCATAACAAATTAACGTTCTCTATGTGTTATGCATTTGTGGAAAGCTTTATTTTACCGATTTCTCATGATGAAGTCGTTCATTTGAAAAAATCATTATTAGATAAATTCCCAGTTGGTTATGATGATAAATTTTCTAATTATAAAACATTTTTAGGATATATGTTTGCTCATCCAGGTAAAAAATTAACCTTTATGGGAACAGAAATTCCCCAATTTATCGAATGGGATGAAAATAAAGAATTAGATTGGATGTTATTAGATTTCCCTTCTCATTATAATGCGCATCGATTCGCTCAAGAATTGAATCAGTATTATCGTAAAACACCAGCTCTTTGGCAACAAGATGGAGGCTGGGAAGGATTTGAATGGCATGTAGTCGATGATGCTTCTCATAATGTATTTGCTTTTTCAAGAAAAGCTGCTGATGGTCAAGAAGTACTTGTCATTTCTAATTTTTCTGGAGAAAATTGGGAACAATATTCTATTGGATTCCATGATGAAAGAAGCTATAAAATGGCATTAAATTCAGATGCTAAAAAATTTGGCGGACAAGGCATTATTAATAGAAATTTAAAAACAAAACAACAACAATGTGGAGAATTCCCATATACACTTCAATTGACGATACCAGCATTCTCAACAATGTATCTTGAGAAAAAATAA
- a CDS encoding glucose-1-phosphate adenylyltransferase yields MARKKEMVAMLLAGGQGTRLQVLTQDMAKPAVPYGGKYRIIDFPLSNCANSGISTVGVLTQFKPLELNSYMGNGQPWDLDRTDGGLSILPPYTAGKTGEWYKGTAHAIYQNIKYIEQYEPEYVLILSGDHIYKMNYNKMLDFHKEKEADLTIAHINVPMEEAHRFGILNTDEDLRIVEFLEKPKNPISTKASMGIYIFNWRVLREYLIRDEANPESEKDFGKNIIPMLLEEEKKIYAFPFEGYWKDVGTIESLWEANMDLIKSREAFDIDDKTWRIYYRHEGRLPQYLGEHADVQSSMISDGTLVFGQVKDSIISSGVVIAEEAVVKDSIIMQNVTIEKGATVYHSIVAEGAVIKAGVSIGHEKIELGKDMITVIGRNEVVTEPKKAGGC; encoded by the coding sequence ATGGCAAGAAAGAAAGAAATGGTTGCAATGTTATTAGCAGGAGGCCAGGGGACTAGATTACAAGTCTTAACGCAAGATATGGCAAAACCTGCAGTACCGTATGGTGGAAAGTATCGTATTATTGACTTTCCATTGTCCAATTGTGCAAATTCTGGAATTTCAACAGTAGGGGTTTTAACACAATTTAAACCTTTGGAATTAAATTCCTATATGGGAAACGGACAACCATGGGACTTAGATAGAACGGATGGAGGATTGTCTATTTTACCTCCTTATACTGCTGGTAAAACTGGAGAATGGTATAAAGGAACAGCACATGCAATCTACCAAAATATTAAGTATATTGAACAATATGAACCTGAATATGTGTTAATTTTATCAGGTGATCATATTTATAAAATGAATTACAACAAAATGTTAGATTTCCATAAGGAAAAAGAGGCAGATTTAACGATTGCCCATATTAATGTCCCAATGGAAGAAGCTCATCGTTTTGGGATTTTGAATACAGATGAAGATTTGAGAATTGTGGAATTTTTAGAAAAACCAAAAAATCCAATTTCTACTAAAGCTTCAATGGGGATTTACATTTTCAATTGGAGAGTATTACGTGAATACTTAATTCGAGATGAAGCAAATCCAGAAAGTGAAAAAGATTTCGGAAAGAACATTATTCCAATGTTATTAGAAGAAGAAAAGAAAATTTATGCATTTCCATTTGAAGGATATTGGAAAGATGTAGGTACGATTGAAAGTTTATGGGAAGCGAATATGGATTTAATTAAATCTCGTGAAGCGTTTGATATTGATGATAAAACGTGGAGAATTTATTATCGCCATGAAGGACGTTTACCTCAATATTTAGGAGAACATGCTGATGTTCAATCTTCAATGATTTCTGATGGAACTTTAGTCTTTGGACAAGTAAAAGATTCAATTATTTCTTCTGGAGTGGTCATTGCAGAAGAAGCTGTTGTAAAAGATAGTATTATTATGCAAAATGTCACGATTGAAAAAGGAGCAACTGTCTATCACTCAATTGTAGCCGAAGGAGCAGTGATTAAAGCAGGCGTATCTATCGGTCACGAAAAAATTGAATTAGGAAAAGATATGATTACGGTAATTGGACGCAATGAAGTCGTCACTGAACCGAAGAAAGCGGGAGGATGCTAA
- a CDS encoding glycogen/starch/alpha-glucan phosphorylase — protein MNSLNFQKRMEQTLQIQFGVTIDYASKRQVYEAMMRSVREILSQKKFGYEQELKKRRVKRAYYMSMEFLVGRTLRNNLFNLGIEKEIESYLNQYHISLDEIYQIEPDPGLGNGGLGRLASCYLDALTSQDYSVTGFSILYEYGIFKQVINNGWQQEFPDHWLDLGKYGLVYRSDEEVEVRFYGNIKEEMTPEGFRVTHEDYTAIQAEPYDLLISGYDTDTVNTLRLWEAKAKTGFNMKLFERGEYSRSSEAEAIASSISKLLYPADSTREGKELRIKQQYFFISASLQQLLKKHYHEYGTLENFHEYAALHINDTHPAMAVAEFMRLLIDEYHYSWEKSWDITTKTFAYTNHTIMSEALEKWAVDLFQPILPRIYSIIEEINRRFCQWVIDMGYEMTLPETAIIYDGMIKMANLSIVGSHYVNGVSKLHSDILVDSTFRAFYSLYPDKFGNVTNGIAHRRWLGQANPELTNYLESLIGIDFVKDLSKISKLLEYQDDEKVLHALKNIKHQKKQQLAAYIQDTLGITVNPNSIFDVQVKRLHEYKRQLLNALHIVYLYQAIKYQGLRPTPRTFIFAAKASSGYDMAKNIIKFIHSISQLIESDELVREYIKVVFIPDYKVSLAEIILPAADVSEQISQAGKEASGTGNMKLMLNGAITLGTLDGANVEILEAVGEDNIVIFGLETEEVNQLVEEGYKPWEWYNRSERVKQTLDFIRTMTVGGMNFNFLVDYLLNHDPFMCLADFESYILAQQQIEAAYNNEKQWQKMSLVNTAKAGIFSADRSVKEYADRIWHITQVK, from the coding sequence GTGAATTCATTAAATTTTCAAAAACGTATGGAACAAACATTACAAATTCAATTTGGCGTAACGATTGATTATGCTAGTAAACGTCAAGTTTACGAAGCGATGATGAGAAGTGTTCGTGAGATTTTATCTCAAAAGAAATTCGGATATGAACAAGAATTAAAAAAACGTAGAGTGAAACGTGCATATTACATGTCGATGGAATTTTTAGTTGGAAGAACGTTAAGAAATAATTTATTTAACTTAGGAATTGAAAAAGAAATTGAATCTTATTTGAACCAATATCACATTTCTTTAGATGAAATTTATCAAATTGAACCTGATCCAGGTCTTGGAAATGGTGGTTTAGGTCGTCTAGCTTCTTGTTATTTAGATGCATTAACAAGTCAAGATTACTCAGTAACAGGATTTTCTATTCTTTATGAATATGGGATTTTTAAACAAGTGATTAATAATGGTTGGCAACAAGAGTTTCCAGATCACTGGTTAGATTTAGGGAAATATGGCTTAGTTTATCGTAGTGATGAAGAAGTAGAAGTTCGTTTCTATGGAAATATTAAAGAAGAAATGACACCAGAAGGATTCCGTGTGACTCATGAAGATTATACAGCTATTCAAGCAGAACCATATGATTTATTAATTTCAGGCTATGATACAGATACAGTTAATACATTGCGTTTGTGGGAAGCAAAAGCTAAAACTGGATTTAATATGAAATTATTTGAACGTGGAGAATATTCTCGTTCTTCAGAAGCAGAAGCAATTGCATCTTCTATTTCTAAATTATTATATCCAGCAGATAGCACAAGAGAAGGAAAAGAATTACGTATTAAACAACAATATTTCTTTATTAGTGCATCTCTACAACAATTATTGAAAAAACATTATCATGAATATGGAACTTTAGAGAATTTCCATGAATATGCAGCACTTCATATTAATGATACTCACCCTGCGATGGCAGTAGCTGAATTTATGAGATTATTAATTGATGAATATCATTATTCTTGGGAAAAATCATGGGATATCACTACGAAAACATTTGCGTATACAAATCATACGATTATGTCTGAAGCATTAGAAAAATGGGCAGTGGACTTATTCCAACCAATTCTTCCAAGAATTTATTCTATTATAGAAGAAATTAATCGTCGCTTCTGTCAATGGGTGATTGATATGGGGTATGAAATGACATTACCAGAAACAGCGATTATTTATGATGGTATGATTAAGATGGCGAACTTATCCATTGTGGGTAGTCATTATGTCAATGGTGTATCAAAATTGCATAGTGATATTTTAGTGGACTCTACTTTCCGTGCATTTTATTCTTTATATCCGGATAAATTTGGTAATGTGACAAATGGTATTGCACATAGAAGATGGTTAGGACAAGCTAATCCTGAGTTAACGAATTATTTAGAATCTTTAATTGGAATTGATTTTGTCAAAGATTTATCGAAAATTTCTAAATTATTAGAGTATCAAGATGATGAGAAAGTTTTACATGCATTAAAAAATATTAAACATCAGAAGAAACAACAATTAGCAGCTTATATTCAAGATACATTAGGAATTACGGTAAATCCAAATTCTATTTTTGATGTACAAGTGAAGAGACTTCATGAATATAAACGTCAATTATTAAATGCTTTGCATATTGTTTATTTATATCAAGCAATTAAATATCAAGGATTAAGACCAACACCAAGAACATTTATTTTTGCTGCAAAAGCTTCATCTGGATATGATATGGCGAAAAATATTATTAAATTTATTCATTCAATCTCGCAATTAATTGAAAGTGATGAATTAGTGAGAGAATATATTAAAGTAGTTTTCATTCCAGATTATAAAGTAAGTCTTGCAGAAATTATTTTACCTGCAGCGGATGTCAGTGAACAAATTTCTCAAGCGGGTAAAGAGGCAAGTGGTACTGGGAATATGAAATTGATGTTAAATGGAGCCATTACATTAGGAACATTAGATGGTGCCAATGTTGAAATTCTTGAAGCGGTGGGAGAAGACAATATTGTAATTTTCGGATTAGAAACAGAAGAAGTGAATCAATTAGTAGAAGAAGGATACAAACCTTGGGAATGGTATAATCGTTCTGAAAGAGTGAAACAAACACTTGATTTCATTCGTACGATGACGGTTGGTGGTATGAACTTTAATTTCTTAGTAGATTATTTATTGAATCATGATCCATTTATGTGTTTAGCTGATTTTGAATCTTATATTCTTGCGCAACAACAAATTGAAGCTGCATATAATAATGAAAAACAATGGCAAAAAATGAGTTTAGTAAATACTGCAAAAGCGGGTATTTTCTCAGCGGATCGTTCTGTTAAGGAATATGCGGACAGAATTTGGCATATTACCCAAGTGAAATAA
- a CDS encoding DUF554 domain-containing protein: MGVIINVIAIVIGTIIGLFLKRGMSEKMSSHIMQGLALITFIIGIKGALVDQDMILLIVSISLGGYLGEMMQLEENIRKFAEWVQDKLSKEGAQNQLAEGFVSAVLIFCVGAMAVMGSLEAGLRNNHGILITKALIDGFASIILTTTKGAGVMLSALAILLYEGGMMVLAQFVAPYLSESIVYAMSAVGSLLLVALGLNLLELTKIKVMNFLPAMFLPILLIPLFSLIRG; the protein is encoded by the coding sequence ATGGGTGTAATCATAAATGTTATAGCGATTGTGATTGGTACAATCATTGGATTATTCTTAAAACGAGGAATGTCTGAAAAGATGTCTTCTCATATTATGCAAGGTCTTGCATTAATCACGTTTATCATTGGAATAAAAGGAGCTTTAGTAGATCAAGATATGATTTTGTTAATTGTTTCGATTTCACTAGGAGGATATCTTGGAGAAATGATGCAATTAGAAGAGAATATTCGAAAATTTGCAGAGTGGGTTCAAGATAAACTATCAAAAGAGGGGGCTCAAAATCAATTGGCAGAAGGTTTTGTGTCAGCTGTATTAATCTTTTGTGTTGGAGCGATGGCGGTAATGGGGTCTCTTGAAGCAGGATTGAGAAATAATCACGGTATTTTAATAACGAAAGCTTTAATTGATGGATTTGCTTCTATTATACTAACAACTACAAAAGGAGCAGGAGTGATGTTATCCGCATTAGCCATTCTTTTGTATGAAGGGGGAATGATGGTTCTCGCTCAATTTGTAGCACCTTATTTAAGTGAATCGATTGTCTATGCAATGTCTGCAGTGGGTTCTTTATTGCTCGTAGCATTGGGATTAAATTTATTAGAATTAACAAAAATAAAAGTCATGAACTTTTTACCTGCAATGTTTTTACCGATTCTGTTAATTCCATTATTTAGTCTCATTCGTGGATAA
- a CDS encoding DUF5590 domain-containing protein gives MIFFGAARIFYLSQSERLKAKDLALEIAAQKVQFTKITAFYWFNTEETYYSLAGITTEGQQLYAIVSPDKKEVTVLQQDAVINEQEARSITKQAKHTDEILEARLGMIKDEPVWEVNYRTSNKRIGYYYISAKNGQWIKDIENI, from the coding sequence GTGATTTTTTTTGGAGCTGCTCGAATATTTTATCTTAGTCAATCAGAACGATTAAAGGCTAAAGATTTGGCATTGGAAATTGCAGCACAAAAAGTTCAATTTACAAAAATTACAGCTTTTTATTGGTTTAATACGGAAGAAACTTATTATTCATTAGCTGGAATTACGACAGAAGGTCAACAATTATATGCGATTGTTTCTCCGGACAAGAAAGAAGTAACCGTATTACAACAGGATGCTGTTATTAATGAACAAGAAGCGCGCTCAATCACAAAACAAGCGAAACATACAGATGAGATTTTAGAAGCAAGATTGGGAATGATAAAAGACGAACCAGTTTGGGAAGTCAATTATCGAACAAGCAATAAACGAATTGGATATTATTATATTTCCGCCAAAAATGGACAATGGATTAAAGATATTGAAAATATTTAA